The nucleotide sequence GCTGTCCCACACAGTATAGTTAGGTATCCGATTAACAGTCCCAACATTGTTCCATATTCGTTGAGTTTTTTAATGAGTGGTATCCAAGTAATCAACGCTACTAAAGCTCCCAAAATTGCAATTATACTTCCTTCTTTTACATATTTTGTGGAATTCAAGGCAATAATGCTGGGGTTGTAAGCTATGTAAATCTCAACTGCCAGCAGTGCAATGTAGAATTCATTTCCAAGATTAAACCCAAAAAGGAATGAAATCACTTCTTTTCCGATAAGTAAAAGAGCAAAAACAACGAAAGCGGTAAAAAGAGATAATAACTCTGTAGTCTTTTCTGCAAGCAGCTTTACATAATTTAATTCTTCTTTCCCGTATTTATACGAGTAGAGAGGCATGATTGCAGATTGTAGCACTTGAGGCAAATAAGTCAGCAGAAATGCGGCTGATAAGGATGCCGAAATCCTTCCAGCGATTAGTGCATTTCCAAGCTTTTCGCTTAAAAAATAGGGGCCCTGAACTAAAAATACTCCAGATAGAGTTCCAAGAAATGCAAAAGATGAATAGCGGAGTAAAAGGTAAAGTTCATCTTTTTTAGGTTTTCCGAGTAAACTCTTTTTTAAGAGATACCCAAAGGCAAAAAGTGATATTGTAAAAAGCAGCGCTATGTATGGTAGAAAGGGATTTTTGGAGTAAAAGCTGATAATGAAAGGCACAAAGCTGATTAGCATTACATATGCATAAATTTCCCCTTTATGAATTCCGTAGATGAAATTTCTAAAAGTGAGCTGAATAGCCCTAAGAACCGATAGAATAGCAAGATATATATTTAGAGGGGCTAGCAAAATTCCAATTAGGGGAAATGAGAATGAGATTGATGTCATTGATTTTATTTTTTCAAAATTTTCTTTTGCAAGGAATTCTGACGAGTATTTGCCTAATGCTACTGCAAAAAAGCTCAGAGGCATCGCTATGAGAAATGCTTGAGAGATCAGAGAATTTGCAGAGCCTAAAACTTCCACTCCAAATTTTCTTGAAATAATAATGCTGTAAAGAAATCTGCTTATCCCAAATAAAGCCAAGGCTATTATGCTTGCGATTGAATGCCTTATTAGAACTCTCTTTTCATAGCCCATGAGAAAAAATTAGATGTAGAGGATTTAACCTTTATGGAATCCTAAATAAAACCCAACTACAAAGGCTCCTCCACCAGGAAGGATTCCAACGACTTTATCTGCTAGACTTAGAGTTTGAGTTGCTGCACTCTCTGTGAGATTGAACAGCGCATCAGTGTTTATTGTTATTACCCCTTTTTGCTGGAGCCAAAATAAGCTAAGCACGTATACACCAATTAGAGCTAATACAAGCTTGATGAACTTTTTAAGTGCGTAGCCTGTTATAAAGCCAACTAGCCCTCCAACCCCCATGTCTCCAACGATTCCACTAAAATTCACGTCCATTTTAGCCTCACCTATCAACATCTATACAGTTAGGAGTTAAATACTTTTACATTGTTTTATAAACACGAAATGTTTAAAGGATATAAAAGAAAAATATTTATAGATTGGGGAAGTTTGATATAACCTATGTATCATTATGGGTGATATCTATGACTGAACCCATGGATAGGTTGAAAGAAAAGCTAACAAAAGAAGTCTTGTGGATATACATTCTGAGCCTTCTAAAAGAAAGGCCAATGTATGCATATGAGCTAAAAAGTAGAATAAAGGAGAAATTTGGATTTGAACCCGCAACAGTAAGCAGTTATGTTGTTCTATACAAGCTTGAAAAGGATGGGTATGTTACATCAAAATGGCAAGAAAGCGAGACTGGGAAACCATCAAGAAAGTACTATGAGCTCACAGAAAAAGGTAGAAATCTCTTAGAAGAAGGAATAAGCTTTATAGAAAATATTTTGGAGAAGCTTAAAAGCTAACGTCCAACTCCTCCTCTTGGCTCTCTAGCTTTTGGTCTTAGTCCCTTGTATCCACACTTCCTGCACTTTTCAGCTTTCCATGGATTGGTTGCCCCACACCTCATGCAGATATATTTTCTAAATAGCCTGGCCTCTGCTTCTGGAAACCTCGCCATAATAATCCCTCCATGATCTTGACTATGCACAGTTATGGACTTTTCTTTTTAAACTTTACCGTTCAAACTTTACCTTGCAAAGTTTGATCAAAGGTTTAAATCTTCAAAAAGGCTAATTTAGAGTTGTATGTCTTCGGAATTTTGAGAATTTTGATTAAGACGAAGTTTATAATGGTGCGGGGGACGGGATTCGAACCCGCGCAGCCCTCCGGCAGCGGATCTTAAGTCCGCCCCCTTTGGCCAGGCTCGGGCACCCCCGCTCATTCACTAAGATGAAGGATGTAAATTAAAAAGCTTTCGGTATTTAGAAAGCCTCGGAAGTGATGGCCCTCCTCACCTTTCGGTGCCGGGCCTTCTCCTCATCGGCAATAATTAATTCTCCCAGAAATTTATAAACCTAAACTCTAACGCTCATTTGGTGATAGCGATGATAAAAGTTAAGGTCATTGGGAGGAAAATTGAGAAGGAGATTGAGTGGCAGAAGGGTATGAAAGTTGCAGATGTCCTGAGAGCTGTTGGCTTCAACACGGAGAGTGCAATAGCAAAAGTGAATGGAAAAGTTGCCTTAGAAGATGATCCTATTAAAGATGGTGATTATGTCGAGGTTATTCCGGTGGTTTCGGGAGGATAAAAGAAGAAAAATCAGCCAAGCCTCTCTCTCATGAATTTTTCTAAGTTATCCATAGCCTGCTCAAGGATTTCGACTGGTGGCAGGAAGACAGCTCTGAAGTGCCATTCGCCGCCTTCTCCAAATCCTGAGCCGTGAACCACCAAGATGTGGGCATTTCTGAGAACGTCGAGGACGAATTCCTTATCACTCTTCCACTTGCTCTTCTCCTCAATGCGTGGGAAGATGTAAAACGCTCCTTCTGGTTTTTGTGCACTTAAGCCGGGAATTTCATTTAACCTCTTGTAAATGTAGTCTCTCCTCTCTTTGAGCTTTTTCATATATTCATCAAGGTAATCCATTGGACCAGTGAGACCAGCGATTGCAGCTTTCTGGGCAGGTGTGTTTGGACAAAGCCTTATCCTTGCGAGCTTGCCTATAGCTTCTTTTACTTCGGCGAGCTTGTTTTCTGGATCAACAAAGTACATGTAGCCCAATCTCCATCCTGTTGCAAAGTAAACCTTTGAAAGGCCGTTCATAACAATTACAGGCACGTCCTTTGTCAATGAGCCTGGAGAAACGTGTTTTCCTTCATAAGTCATTAAATCGTAGATTTCATCACTGATAACAGGAATATCATATTCTCCAGCCAAGTCAAGAATTTCTTTGAGCGTTTTCTTGTCATATAAAGCTCCAGTTGGATTATTTGGATTTATAACAGCTATAGCTTTTGTCTTTTCGCTTATCTTTTTCCTCATGTCATCTATATCTGGCTGCCAGCCTTCTTCCTCAATTCCAAGATAAGCTTTTGGGACTCCATCGTAAAACTTTACAAGTGCTACATATGGTGGATAACTTGGTCCTGGAATAAGTACCTCATCTCCTGGTTCAACGATAGCACCAAAGATGAATTGTAATGCCTCTGTAACTGCCGCTGTTACCATTACATCATCCACGGTTATGTCAACACCATTTTTCTTCTTCTCCCTTTCAACGATTGCCTTTCTAAGCTCTATATCGCCTTCACTTTCTCCATAGTAGTTGTGTCCTTCCATAATTGCCCTACAATACGCTTCTTTCATGTGTTGGGGCGGCTGAAAGTCGAATTTAACAGGATCGCCAATATTGAGCTTGATTATTTTTATCCCCTGTTTCTCAAGTTCTCTAGCAGGTAAAACAACATCTCTGATCGCATATTCAATACCCATCGCCCTTTTAGATGCATGAATCATTTCAATCACCAGCGAAGTGTTTTCATAATTAGTTGAACATTCCATCATAAAAGCTTAGTGGATACCCAAAATTGAAGATTGAATACTGTCATTTGTTTAGAAAACTTTATTTAAATCTTAAACAAAATTTTTTATAAGGGAAGAACTATGAGGAAACTGATTATCATTGTTTTGGTAATTATTCTAGCCCCTCTATTTCAATTTGCAAGTGGAAGCGTTCCGAACAAAATTTTGCTAATTAGATATGAAGGGGAAGACATGTATACGACAAATCCCTTTGAGTGGAGTACGACGTTTAAATGTAGCCGGCCTCTCGAAGTTACTTACGTTGATTCAATCTCATTTAGGGGTAATTGGAGAGAGGACTACACGGCATATTATGAGGTCACTATGGAAGTTCTGAAAGAAGGTTTCTGGCAGTTTGCCATAGACAGCGACGATGCTTCAGATTTGATCATAGACGGGAAAATCGTAGTCAGCTGGTATGGCGGGCATGGCTTCTGCAATTGTCAAGACCATAGAGGAACCATATATCTAACCAAAGGGAATCATACGCTAATTGTGAGGATGCAGGAAAAAACAGGGGGTGATGGTGTCGTTCTTTACTTTAAATCCCCAAGCGATTCTGAGTGGAGAGTCTTCTCGGCTCAAAATTTAATTGGAAAAGCAAAGCTCTATGCAAAGTCAAACGTTGATACAACCTCCACGTGTCAAAATGCTGTGAGAATAACGCAATTTTACATCCCCGATAGAGAGGGAATACTTGGAGTTCTTTATGTTCGATTTTCCTCACGCTCCCCGAAATACGTCAATTTACCTTCAGAGTGGAGTGACTTCTTCGATTGTAATAATATCATTGAAAGCGGTATTTTAAACGGATTCGTAATGTCTTTTGGGAATAGAGGCGAGGAATATACCACGTATCTCGAGGCAATTCTCGAAGTTGATAAAGAAGGTGTGTGGTATTTCGCAATCGATGGAGACGATGCGGTTGACTTGATTATCGATGGCAAAATTGTCGCCGATTGGTACGGTGGACATGCCCCATGCTATTGCCAAGAGCACACTGGAATAGTATACCTAACAAAAGGAAACCACACAGTAATTGTTAGGCATCAAGAGTATACGGGCGTGGATGGAGTTGTTGTTTACTTCAAGGCACCTGGTGATACTGAATGGAAAAAGCTAACCATTGACAATCTTCAAGGAAAGGGTAAACTCTACGTGCCCGTTAGGGATGAGGACTATCTTAGAAGCTGTACATTTACGCAGATAATAACAACTTACCTACCTCCAAGAGGCTTGTTAGTCCCAGGAATACTGCTTGTCGAGTATGCTGGTAAGCAAAGTGGATATGCATACGGCCCAGATGAATGGGAAGAGCATTATAACTGTGGTGAAATTAAGAGGATCAGAATTGTGGACAGAATTTACTGGTACAACTGGATTGAGAATAATGTAAGCTTCCACTATGAGGCCCTCCTAAACGTAAAGATTCCAGGAGAGTATCGATTTGCAATCGATGGAGACGATGCTGTGGACGTTGTGCTTGACGGGAAAATAATAGCCCACTGGTATGGTGGTCATGCTCCCCATAGAGGAACACCTGATACATGGCAAATAAAAGATAAGGAAATCTCTGACAAGATACACCTCTCTGAGGGATGGCACACGCTGATGGTCAGACATCAAGAGTACACGGGAATTGAGGCAGTAATACTCTATATACAGTTTCCCATGAGAGACGATTGGGTCCTGTTCTCGTTGGACAACGTAAAAGAATACATGGATGTCTATGCTTATGTTCCTGATGACAACACTCTAAGATCCTGTATGTTTGTAAGGGGCGAACCCCTAATAACTCCAGAAGCTACTACAACTCCAACAAAAGCTCCAATTTCATGGAAAGTACTTCTGATATCTGCAATCCTTATCATATCTCTGACTATCAAAAGGCGATGATCCAAAAATACTTAAGGCAAACAAATCTTCATTAAATCAGTGGGCGATGACGAATAGCAAGCATGCTGATTAGTGATGACGTGAACACCCTCTGAGCCTACTCCCAATATGCCAAGCCTATGTGCCTATCAGCACCTCCGTAATAAAGATATGTTCTTCCTTCATGCTCAACTAGCCCCTCTATGAAAACAACGTTATCTACCCAGCCTTTTATTTCCCACTCATAAGTTGGTTCCAGTATTGGCTTTTCGCTTCTCGCTATCAGTTTTGTGGGATTTTTTATGTCAAAAACAGCTATGCCGGCTTTGTACTTTCTACCTCCATTTTCAAGACCAGCGCTGTTGTAGATTAAAACTATTCCAAAATCCGTCATAAATGCTGGAGGCCCTGGTTCAACAAGGATATTATCGAAGTTATCCTTTCTTGGAGTTAGAACTGGCTCTTCAATGTATTCCCAGTTAATTAAATCATCGGAATATGCTAGCCAGATATTTGAATCGCCAAAGTACATGATATATTTCCCTTTAAACTCTCCTATCTTCAGCTTTTCTGGTAGGATTGCACCACTCTTTGTCCAATTATCAGTTTGAGGGAACTCCTCAAATAAAACACCTTTCTTTTCCCAGTTCACCAAATTCTTGGATGTAGCTAAGCAGAGCTTTGCAGTCTTTCCGTCATAGCCCGTGTAGGTCATGTAGTATGTTTTCCCAACCTTTACAACTCTTGGATCTTCAACACCTTTTTTCTCCCAGCTGTACTCTGGTTCAATCACTGGCTCTGGATGTTTGATGAAATGAATGCCATCTTCACTAAGAGCAAGCCCTATTCTACCTGTGATGTCATCGTTTTTGCTTTCAGCTCTGTAGAGCATCACAATCGTGTCCCTTTCTTTTATTAAAGCTGGATTATAGATATTTTTAGAATCAAAGCCCTCTTTTGAAGGTGATAAAATTGGCTTTGGGAACTTTTTTAATGGAGGCACTATAACATTCCCATCTCGGATATCAATCCTAATCAACCTTCTTCACCTCAACTTCAACAGTCTCGTATTTTCTTTTAGCAATCAGCTTGTATTTGATCCCCCTAATTGTTATGCTCTTTATTTCAACTCTCTCGAGGCCTTCTGGGAGCTGTGGATTTGCTGAGACTCCTTCTGGGGTAAGCCCGAGCATAGCTGTTAAGAATGCAAAAGAGCTTGCAGCGCTCCAGGCCTGAGGGACATTCGCTCTTGGAACGGGGATTGGAATTTCACTTTCAACTCCACTAAAAAGCTCTGGTAACTGGAAGTTCATTAAAGTTGCAGCTTTTAATATTCTAGCTCCAAGAAATGCAGCTTTCTCAATTTCCCCAATTTTTGCTAATCCTAAAGCTATAAGGGCATTGTCATGGGCCCAAACGCTGCCGTTATGATAGCTAAAAGGGTTGTAAGCTTTTTCTCTTGAGCTTAAGGTCCGGATTCCCCATCCAGAAAACATATCTTTTTCAAACAGCCTTTCGGCAATTTCTTTTTCATGCTCTGCAATGCCTGTAAAAAGTAGATGACCAGGATTAGAAGAGATTACTTTTGAAGGTTTGTTATCTCCGTTTAGAGCAATTGCGTAAAATTTTTCTTCTTCCATCCAAAAGTCTTTGTTAAATCTTCTTTTCAGCTTCTCAGCTTCTTCTCTTAGCGTAGATTCTTCAAAATCTAAAACATCAGAAAGCTCTGCCATGTCTAAGAGAGCTTTGTATGCATAACCCTGGACTTCAGCTAATGCAATTGCAGACTTTGTTGGTTCCCCATACTCGTCTGGAACACCTTCTTTGGAGTCCTTCCAGCCTTGGTTCATTAGGACATAAGGAGATGCATGTGAGTATCTTATGTACCCTTCTCCTTCTTCAAGCTTCATGAAAAGCCATTCGAGTGCTTTGTTTAGGGTTCCTTTCAGTTCCTTTATTGTTTTATAGTCCTTAGTCCATTTAACATATTCACCAGCCAGAATTAAATACAATGGCGTTGCGTCTATGGTTCCGTAATATGAAGCGAAGGGCATTAAGCTGGCTTGAGAAAGCTCTCCGAATCTATATTCGTGGGGAATTTTCCCAGGTTCTTCAAGCGTCCTCTTGTCAAATTTCTTCCCCTGAAGTTTTGAGAGAACCCTTAGTGTCCCCTTGGCATATTCTGGAAAGTATGGTAGGAGGAACAGGGAAGTGATTATGCTATCTCTCCCAAAAAGGCACATAAAGTACGGGATTCCGGCAAAAACTGTTAACCCATAGTTAGTTAGCACTGTTAGAGATTCTAAATCTCTCAGCGAAGTTTTGAAAATGGTGTTTATTTCAGCATTGTTTGTGATAACTATTTCCTCAAGCTTGAAATCAAAGTCCTCCTTAATCAAGAAAGGAGGATTCTTTATGTAGATTCTAGGAGAGAATTCTACACTAATTCTCTCTTTTCCTAATGGCTCCAAAGGAATTTTTGCTGTGAGGTAATTGCTCTTAAACTCAAATCCCTCAGCTTTAATTTCAAGCTCTCTCTTTATTCCATCAATGCCAGTGTAAGTATATTTAACTCCGTTTGAGATCTGTTCTTTAATGATTTTTCTCTCAATGGGTTTATGACTTCCTCTAACTTCGAATATGCCTTCAAAGGGGACTTCAAAGGCATATTTAATCTTTATTTTTACAGGCTTTTTGGACATGTTGTAGAAGGTTAGCTCTTCTCTGTATCTCCAGCCATTCAGCAACTCTCGTTTTCTCATTAGGATTGTTGATTCTCCTATGAGTATGTGTGATATCGAAGTCTTGTGATCTGGTTCAATATGTCCTAAAAGCCTCTCTTTGGTAATTTCAAGAGAAATGTTTTTCACAAATCTTGTATCAAAGGCATAGAATCCGTGATAATGCTTATTCATATTCCCCTCTTCATCAGAGAGTACAAATGCTCCATTATGTGATAACACAATCCTGCTCATCATTTCACCTTCATGCTCTGCTTGATATACAGCCTTATATCTATTGCTGAAAGATGTTTTGCGATGTGGACAAAGCTTTAAAAGACCTTCTTCTAATTTTTCATTATGCTTTATGTAGAAATCCTTGGAAATTTGCCCAGCTTAGCTAAAAGTGAAGTTAAAGCACTCCTTGAGCTTGCGGATAGAAGATTTAAAATTGCTGAGGAGGATTATCTACTTCTGGCAATTGAAGGTGATGAGAGAGCTTTTCCCTTTTTAGATAGACTTGGGATGACCCATGAATATGGAATTTTGTTTTTTTCAGCAGAGAATGTTGAAGAACTCTATGCCAAAGCGGAAAGCATTGATTGGGGTGAGTATATAGCTGGGACTTTCAAAGTTGACAGAGAGACTATGAGAAATTGCACTCATTATGTTGAAAATCTCGAAAAGAAGCTCGGTGCAATAATTTACAGACAAGGGTTCAAAGTAAATTTATCTAATCCTAACACTCTTGTGAGAGTTTACTGTGGGAAAAAGCTGTGGGTAGGAATTAGAGTTAGATTTTTCAAAGCAAAA is from Thermococcus paralvinellae and encodes:
- a CDS encoding lipopolysaccharide biosynthesis protein, with amino-acid sequence MGYEKRVLIRHSIASIIALALFGISRFLYSIIISRKFGVEVLGSANSLISQAFLIAMPLSFFAVALGKYSSEFLAKENFEKIKSMTSISFSFPLIGILLAPLNIYLAILSVLRAIQLTFRNFIYGIHKGEIYAYVMLISFVPFIISFYSKNPFLPYIALLFTISLFAFGYLLKKSLLGKPKKDELYLLLRYSSFAFLGTLSGVFLVQGPYFLSEKLGNALIAGRISASLSAAFLLTYLPQVLQSAIMPLYSYKYGKEELNYVKLLAEKTTELLSLFTAFVVFALLLIGKEVISFLFGFNLGNEFYIALLAVEIYIAYNPSIIALNSTKYVKEGSIIAILGALVALITWIPLIKKLNEYGTMLGLLIGYLTILCGTAYLGHRKLRISPKSYKPLLFAIPLQLLVFMSKKVLFVGFLLYVLLLKKEIKKNVKAFHDKVL
- a CDS encoding PadR family transcriptional regulator: MTEPMDRLKEKLTKEVLWIYILSLLKERPMYAYELKSRIKEKFGFEPATVSSYVVLYKLEKDGYVTSKWQESETGKPSRKYYELTEKGRNLLEEGISFIENILEKLKS
- a CDS encoding FUN14 domain-containing protein produces the protein MDVNFSGIVGDMGVGGLVGFITGYALKKFIKLVLALIGVYVLSLFWLQQKGVITINTDALFNLTESAATQTLSLADKVVGILPGGGAFVVGFYLGFHKG
- a CDS encoding PA14 domain-containing protein; this translates as MRKLIIIVLVIILAPLFQFASGSVPNKILLIRYEGEDMYTTNPFEWSTTFKCSRPLEVTYVDSISFRGNWREDYTAYYEVTMEVLKEGFWQFAIDSDDASDLIIDGKIVVSWYGGHGFCNCQDHRGTIYLTKGNHTLIVRMQEKTGGDGVVLYFKSPSDSEWRVFSAQNLIGKAKLYAKSNVDTTSTCQNAVRITQFYIPDREGILGVLYVRFSSRSPKYVNLPSEWSDFFDCNNIIESGILNGFVMSFGNRGEEYTTYLEAILEVDKEGVWYFAIDGDDAVDLIIDGKIVADWYGGHAPCYCQEHTGIVYLTKGNHTVIVRHQEYTGVDGVVVYFKAPGDTEWKKLTIDNLQGKGKLYVPVRDEDYLRSCTFTQIITTYLPPRGLLVPGILLVEYAGKQSGYAYGPDEWEEHYNCGEIKRIRIVDRIYWYNWIENNVSFHYEALLNVKIPGEYRFAIDGDDAVDVVLDGKIIAHWYGGHAPHRGTPDTWQIKDKEISDKIHLSEGWHTLMVRHQEYTGIEAVILYIQFPMRDDWVLFSLDNVKEYMDVYAYVPDDNTLRSCMFVRGEPLITPEATTTPTKAPISWKVLLISAILIISLTIKRR
- a CDS encoding amylo-alpha-1,6-glucosidase, translated to MSRIVLSHNGAFVLSDEEGNMNKHYHGFYAFDTRFVKNISLEITKERLLGHIEPDHKTSISHILIGESTILMRKRELLNGWRYREELTFYNMSKKPVKIKIKYAFEVPFEGIFEVRGSHKPIERKIIKEQISNGVKYTYTGIDGIKRELEIKAEGFEFKSNYLTAKIPLEPLGKERISVEFSPRIYIKNPPFLIKEDFDFKLEEIVITNNAEINTIFKTSLRDLESLTVLTNYGLTVFAGIPYFMCLFGRDSIITSLFLLPYFPEYAKGTLRVLSKLQGKKFDKRTLEEPGKIPHEYRFGELSQASLMPFASYYGTIDATPLYLILAGEYVKWTKDYKTIKELKGTLNKALEWLFMKLEEGEGYIRYSHASPYVLMNQGWKDSKEGVPDEYGEPTKSAIALAEVQGYAYKALLDMAELSDVLDFEESTLREEAEKLKRRFNKDFWMEEEKFYAIALNGDNKPSKVISSNPGHLLFTGIAEHEKEIAERLFEKDMFSGWGIRTLSSREKAYNPFSYHNGSVWAHDNALIALGLAKIGEIEKAAFLGARILKAATLMNFQLPELFSGVESEIPIPVPRANVPQAWSAASSFAFLTAMLGLTPEGVSANPQLPEGLERVEIKSITIRGIKYKLIAKRKYETVEVEVKKVD
- a CDS encoding MoaD/ThiS family protein produces the protein MIKVKVIGRKIEKEIEWQKGMKVADVLRAVGFNTESAIAKVNGKVALEDDPIKDGDYVEVIPVVSGG
- a CDS encoding glycoside hydrolase family 130 protein; the protein is MIRIDIRDGNVIVPPLKKFPKPILSPSKEGFDSKNIYNPALIKERDTIVMLYRAESKNDDITGRIGLALSEDGIHFIKHPEPVIEPEYSWEKKGVEDPRVVKVGKTYYMTYTGYDGKTAKLCLATSKNLVNWEKKGVLFEEFPQTDNWTKSGAILPEKLKIGEFKGKYIMYFGDSNIWLAYSDDLINWEYIEEPVLTPRKDNFDNILVEPGPPAFMTDFGIVLIYNSAGLENGGRKYKAGIAVFDIKNPTKLIARSEKPILEPTYEWEIKGWVDNVVFIEGLVEHEGRTYLYYGGADRHIGLAYWE
- a CDS encoding pyridoxal phosphate-dependent aminotransferase, which produces MIHASKRAMGIEYAIRDVVLPARELEKQGIKIIKLNIGDPVKFDFQPPQHMKEAYCRAIMEGHNYYGESEGDIELRKAIVEREKKKNGVDITVDDVMVTAAVTEALQFIFGAIVEPGDEVLIPGPSYPPYVALVKFYDGVPKAYLGIEEEGWQPDIDDMRKKISEKTKAIAVINPNNPTGALYDKKTLKEILDLAGEYDIPVISDEIYDLMTYEGKHVSPGSLTKDVPVIVMNGLSKVYFATGWRLGYMYFVDPENKLAEVKEAIGKLARIRLCPNTPAQKAAIAGLTGPMDYLDEYMKKLKERRDYIYKRLNEIPGLSAQKPEGAFYIFPRIEEKSKWKSDKEFVLDVLRNAHILVVHGSGFGEGGEWHFRAVFLPPVEILEQAMDNLEKFMRERLG
- a CDS encoding 50S ribosomal protein L40e; this translates as MARFPEAEARLFRKYICMRCGATNPWKAEKCRKCGYKGLRPKAREPRGGVGR